The DNA sequence CAACGCTGACGCCACCTTCCCGCTTACTTTCAATCCCACCAGAACCGCTTATGTTTTCTGGGAGTTGGAAGCTGATAGCAAACAGCAGATTGCCAGCGCCTATGCCTACGATCCTGAAGATTGGGACTACGATGAAGTGGTTGATACAGAAATCCCCGTCGCCGATCGCGAATACACCTTCCCCGCAAACATCGTCCAAGACCATGGTGCGGATTCTGAATTTGAACTGGAAATCACCCAAATGAACCACAAATATGTGGATAACGTTTTGGTTGCCACCACCCAATTCCAGTCCATGGCATACGGTGACAGCAAATTGAACCGCTACACCCCCCAACGTTTGGCAAAATATGCCCGCCGCATGTCAAGGATTGCCCTGAAATAAAAGCGGTTTAACGTTTTAAAGAAAAGCCGGAGTCCCTTGATTCCGGCTTTTTTTTGTCTGTAACGTTGCTTTATATTTTCGAAGCGTCTGGATAATCCGGTCGATCTAAGATTGGGCCTTAGCCCAAAAGGATTTTATCCTCGCTTCGGCTATTTCGAAATCTTCACGGCTCTTTACCCAAATTTCCTGTCCATAATTGGCTTTGAGCGTGGAAAAAGGTTTGGGAACGCGCAATCTATCCCAGGTGTTCAGTATCCACTGCTTTGTCGCGCAGGCTGATACAGGTATGATGGGAATTTTCGCCAGATACGCGAGCTGCAAAACTCCGGGGCTCACGCTTCCCGCCGGGCCTTTGGGACCGTCCGGAGTGATGGCGAGACTGTTTGTTTTGGCGAGTTTTATCAATTGTCGCAAAGCTTCGGCTCCACCGCTGGAAGAAGACCCACGCACCGTTAAAAAACCAAGCCGGGCCAGCGGACGCGCAATCAGCTCGCCGTCTTTGGATTTGGAGCTCATCACCGCGATTCCGGAATCCGTTCTTTGAATTGCCAAAAGCAGAAGATCCCTGTGCTGAAAAGCGTAAACGCAGGGATAGTGGTCTGGAGGTTGGGAAAAGGCTTCAATCCGCAAACTGCAGCGCAAAGCCCTCAAAAACCAAGCTCCCAGCAAGCCTTCCAATCGAAACAGGAATTCAGGCATAATGAGCTAAAAGTTGTTTGACCACGCGCAGCATTTCCTGGCTCGTCTTTGGCTCAGAAAGGCTTTCCCGCAAGGTCAAAAGATTTTCACGTATCATTTTCATGCGCTCAGGGTCGTCCAGCAGCGCCAATGCTTCCCGCGTGATGGTTTTTGCCTGGCAATCGTTTTGGACAAGCTCTGGAAGCAGGTCTTTCTCCAAAATGATGTTTGGCAATCCGATGCGCTCAATCCGCACAAAGTGACGTCCAATCCAATATGAAATTCTTGAAGTTTTATAGCAAATCAGAAGCGGTGTTCCAATAAAACCAGCCTCCAGGGTGGCGGTCCCGGAAGTGCAAACCAATAGTTCGCAATATTTCATCATTTCATGGCGGTAGCCATCGATAACCGCGAGCCCTTCAAAACCGTGTTTTTCCATGAGTTCCACAAAAAGCTGGTGTGAAACACTGTTGGCTTTTGAAATCAGGATTTGGAATCCCTGTGAAGCAAGTTCCCGCGCCGCGTCCAGATATATGGGCAACATTTTTTGAACCTCATTGTCGCGACTGCCGGGGAAAAATCCCAGCCAGCAAGATTTCGGTACCAGGTCAAAAAACCGCGCGAAACCTTCCCGGTCCAGTTCATAAGATATTTCTTCCGCGATGGGGTGTCCCACATAGCTGGAGGTGACATTATGGATGTCTAAAAGCTCTTTTTCGAAGGGAAGAATACAGGCCACATGGCGCACGCTTCCGCGCAATTTGCGCACCCGGCCATGTTTCCAAGCCCAAAATTGAGGACAGATGAAATATAAAACCGGAATCCGCAATTCATCGGCGATTTTGGCAATACGCAGATTGAATCCTGGATAGTCCACCAAAATGGCGAGGTCAGGCTTTTCCTTTTTCAAAAAAGATTTGATTTCCCTCTCCGCTTTCAGGAAAAACCCCAAATGCTCCGCCACTTCCAAAAAACCCATCACGTTAAAACGCGTGAACGGCATCAGAGGTTTCATTCCCAACGCCTGCATTCTGGCACCGCCAATCCCGCTGTGACGTAGGTTTGGCATATCCTTGTTCAAGGTTTCCATCACCAGACTGGCATGCAAATCGCCGGAGTTTTCCCCCGCCAGCCAAAAGATGTGGAAATCAGCCTTGGACATGATTAAAGACCAAACACCCAGGGCACAAAAAGGCAGATGAGAGTCACTGCCACCGCCGCCAAGAGCACTCCAATGAAGACGCAAAGCAGAGATTTCCAAAAGGAAAGCCCAAAAACCTTGGCTGCCAGCGAGCCTGTCCAGCCACCTGTTCCTGGAAGCGGAATTCCCACAAACACTATGAGTCCCAGCTCTTTATAGCGTTCCACAATCTTGCCTTTGTTGCGTCCACGCGTCCAAAGCCAATCGGTGAGTTTTTTTCCCCATTTGAACCGGGAAATGAGCTGCAGAAACCATTCCAAGAGCAACAGAATGAACGGAATGGGCAGCATATTTCCCAAGATGGACAACAAAGCTGCCTTTTGCCAGCTCATGCCCAAGGCAAAAATCGCCACAGGGATGGCGCCACGCAGTTCTACAACGGGCAACATTGAAATCAAAATCACAATCATCCAAGGGTTCACGCCTCTGGCTTCCAAGGCTTTGGCAGTGCGTTCTCCAAAAGATTCAGCCGCCAGTGGACTCAGGCAAAAAAGCAGAATGGCGATTAGCGCCAAAACAGAGATCTTAGGTTTCAAAATCTCTCCCAAACTTAATATATTTCATTGAAAAACCACTTTTTGAAACGCGGCACTTTTTGACAAGGGAAATCCTCAGTCTCGGCTCTCACAGAAATAATCTGCATTCTGTCGGTTCCGGGTTATAGTATCAGGAAAAGTAATTATAATTAAAGGATGTTAACAATGAAGACAGATATGCTCGAAGCGATTAGAAAAGCGATGCAAGGCGAAAAAGACAGCGTGACCCTGTATGAAAAAGCCGCCGCCCATGCCGACGAAACTGATGTCAAGGAGTTTTTCCTTTCCCGTGCCCAGGAAGAACGTGGCCACTTCAACTACCTTTTGAAATACCATCAGGAAATCTCCGCAAAACAGCCACTTTCTGATCCAGACCCGGAACTTGGCGAAGTGAGAGACGATGACTCCTTCTTTTCCGAAGATTTTGTGCGCCGCATTGGTGAAGACCAATTCTTGTTTTCAGCGATTTCCACCGCGTTGCTTTTGGAAAAAGACGCTTTCGACCACTACAATGAAAACGCCGCCAACGCTCAGGAACCACAGTTGAAAAAGTTCTTTGAACTCCTGGCAAAGTGGGAAATGCTTCATTACGATGAGCTTTTGCGTGTTCAGCAGGAAGCCGAACGCTTCTATTGGTCACTGAACGCCTTTGAACCTTTTTAAGGATTTGACAAAGTTTTGATTAACTGGCTCCTGCTTGCCGCCTTATGTATGCCTTAACTTTATTAAGCAACCCAATGCGACACAATGGATTACGAAACACAGGAATGAATAAGGTTATTAGGAAAGATATTTAAAGCATTACAAAATAAAGGGATGCCCAAATAGTCTGAAGCAGGTTTTCCCGGCTTCAGCCGTAAAATTGTTCCAAAACTCCCAGTGATTTCAGCCGCAAGTTTTTGTGGAAATGAGCCTGATAATGTTGGGAAAATATGCTGTTGAGCTGGGCAACGCTTTCCCCATCAGGTTTCAGCTCGTCCAAATGCAGGCCGATTCTGGGCAGAAGAGCCATTATTTGCGCTGCCTTGGGACTGAGTTTTTCATAACGGGCGGGATTTTGCGCGAAGCCCAAACATTCGCCACACAGAATTGAAGCGCTGGCTTTATCCCAAAACATCGTGTCTGAACCAACAGTTTGGCAAAGTGTGCAAACCCCAGGCTCCAGCGGCGTTCCCAACATTTTGAAAACCCTCAACAGAAAGCGCCACCAGATGAGGATTGCCCTGCCTCCGGTTTTTTCCAGATAATCAAGATATTCGCTCAAAAGCGAGAACCAGGCTGGGTTTTCGTCCATGGGCATGATTAACTGGGAATATAGCTCCGTGGCGCACAGAGCCGCCGTCCAAGCCTCAATTTTATGCGAAAGCTGGGTTTCCCTGAGCAGGGAAATATCCGTCAGCAGGCAGAGCTCAGATTCGCCGGGACCGTAAAAGTTAAATTCATAAATGTTTAGCGGGCTGAGAAGGCTGCCCTCTGCCTTTTTCCTGATACCCTTCGTT is a window from the Candidatus Cloacimonadota bacterium genome containing:
- the recO gene encoding DNA repair protein RecO, which produces MKARLKDEAILLRIIPYSDNSLILKAFARQQGLISLLTKGIRKKAEGSLLSPLNIYEFNFYGPGESELCLLTDISLLRETQLSHKIEAWTAALCATELYSQLIMPMDENPAWFSLLSEYLDYLEKTGGRAILIWWRFLLRVFKMLGTPLEPGVCTLCQTVGSDTMFWDKASASILCGECLGFAQNPARYEKLSPKAAQIMALLPRIGLHLDELKPDGESVAQLNSIFSQHYQAHFHKNLRLKSLGVLEQFYG
- a CDS encoding small multi-drug export protein translates to MIVILISMLPVVELRGAIPVAIFALGMSWQKAALLSILGNMLPIPFILLLLEWFLQLISRFKWGKKLTDWLWTRGRNKGKIVERYKELGLIVFVGIPLPGTGGWTGSLAAKVFGLSFWKSLLCVFIGVLLAAVAVTLICLFVPWVFGL
- a CDS encoding ferritin family protein, with the protein product MKTDMLEAIRKAMQGEKDSVTLYEKAAAHADETDVKEFFLSRAQEERGHFNYLLKYHQEISAKQPLSDPDPELGEVRDDDSFFSEDFVRRIGEDQFLFSAISTALLLEKDAFDHYNENAANAQEPQLKKFFELLAKWEMLHYDELLRVQQEAERFYWSLNAFEPF
- a CDS encoding lysophospholipid acyltransferase family protein — translated: MPEFLFRLEGLLGAWFLRALRCSLRIEAFSQPPDHYPCVYAFQHRDLLLLAIQRTDSGIAVMSSKSKDGELIARPLARLGFLTVRGSSSSGGAEALRQLIKLAKTNSLAITPDGPKGPAGSVSPGVLQLAYLAKIPIIPVSACATKQWILNTWDRLRVPKPFSTLKANYGQEIWVKSREDFEIAEARIKSFWAKAQS
- the lpxB gene encoding lipid-A-disaccharide synthase, with the protein product MMSKADFHIFWLAGENSGDLHASLVMETLNKDMPNLRHSGIGGARMQALGMKPLMPFTRFNVMGFLEVAEHLGFFLKAEREIKSFLKKEKPDLAILVDYPGFNLRIAKIADELRIPVLYFICPQFWAWKHGRVRKLRGSVRHVACILPFEKELLDIHNVTSSYVGHPIAEEISYELDREGFARFFDLVPKSCWLGFFPGSRDNEVQKMLPIYLDAARELASQGFQILISKANSVSHQLFVELMEKHGFEGLAVIDGYRHEMMKYCELLVCTSGTATLEAGFIGTPLLICYKTSRISYWIGRHFVRIERIGLPNIILEKDLLPELVQNDCQAKTITREALALLDDPERMKMIRENLLTLRESLSEPKTSQEMLRVVKQLLAHYA